In Brienomyrus brachyistius isolate T26 chromosome 3, BBRACH_0.4, whole genome shotgun sequence, the following proteins share a genomic window:
- the LOC125738432 gene encoding gamma-secretase-activating protein isoform X1, whose translation MLNLKKTFDLQKDVFSHILRNDNSTGKAKVAETNGRIHNVERDGGVLYSWKETPGTTRIGKYDLNTKEHKLLYVFDEDVLVSSCSVNKEETLLAVSLSQRSKKEGHLRPVPKFLTLLIEIQPINNTKVLKAVDCTVRVQFLYPEPGKRLVTESHLLLIVEDGYVEQFHIPLTKLEGYRVVIQNPERLAKDRIAEELSWVQWDGETQRLFYITSRERPIVKCLQFYPDCNCETVFELPVDLATNPFASARFVNLGYDYYKDGKVEDEGLNLVVLTSKTGSMCICYSQHLCANEDITYTIAFVHRGYSRTYTVARAEGFTCSSRILFFQLGYYIVVYLADCFLHLINARQQDLPCYSLFLSGAGASLGPLSPGCLVLTFPWATFLDPHMGRMYWADLSSPVLLQLLRQPGPDAQRLAALHCLLGHMGPDPDMERQVVDWICESVMPLESFDQIQEFMLASLYRTIYQQSPSLDNVEVLPYSSLFEKKELSDGLKLIPGVRFTSDLLPPPLFRGKAQNLRGYWEELQWNAERMKYFEAVPNPRFRTSAMRAEWTRLQAELRLEGKKSSRPLRNIEENTKKVLSVVDTWQLDKKVVPLFHNEDHQQRALIGLMVDKLREHMNRHLPRLGKKKIERLVVSYVTNLLKLVRHLLEALWGKYKLELGVLSVAQQGSASEWAVFHMMTRILEATAGLCLPLPPGYHTLLSVLGMRCLPRYTFMQYVDHGLLQLTEPFVSRLMTDLDNSPDNEGLKFSIMKRLPEPMEQKTCQLWDHPITSASISRGYVKELLEKRKTKGTTSLDSEKSSCSPEFLPLTYLVKILSDVESQVLNPFEGQENVDARFVEETALKQTMILLGLEDK comes from the exons ATGCTTAACTTAAAGAAAACCTTCGATCTTCAGAAAGATGTGTTTTCGCATATTTTGAGAAACGACAACTCAACTGGAAAGGCGAAAG TAGCAGAAACAAATGGGAGAATCCACAACGTTGAGAGAGATGGGGGCGTTCTATATTCCTGGAAA GAAACGCCTGGGACGACCAGAATAGGGAAATATGATCTCAACACGAAGGAGCATAAG CTTCTCTATGTTTTTGATGAGGATGTGTTGGTCAGTAGCTGCTCAGTCAACAAGGAGGAGACTCTACTGG CCGTCAGTCTGTCACAGAGGTCAAAGAAGGAGGGTCACCTGAGACCTG TGCCAAAGTTTCTCACACTGCTCATTGAGATACAGCCGATAAACAACACCAAGGTTTTGAAGGCTGTCGACTGCACTGTCAGAGTGCAG TTTCTGTATCCTGAGCCTGGGAAGAGATTAGTGACTGAAAGCCACCTGTTGCTGAtagtggaagatggat ATGTTGAGCAGTTCCATATCCCCTTGACGAAACTAGAGGGCTATAGAGTG GTGATTCAGAACCCAGAACGTCTGGCAAAAGATAGGATTGCAGAGGAACTTAGTTGGGTGCAGTGGGatggagagacacagagacttTTTTACATCACCTCCAGG gaaAGGCCCATAGTAAAATGTCTGCAGTTTTACCCAGACTGCAATTGTGAAACTGTG TTTGAGCTCCCTGTGGACTTGGCTACCAATCCCTTTGCGTCTGCAAG GTTTGTTAACTTGGGCTATGACTATTACAAAGATGGCAAAGTGGAAGATGAGGGGTTGAACTTGGTCGTGCTCACGAGCAAAACAG GGAGCATGTGCATATGCTACAGTCAACATCTCTGTGCTAATGAGGACATTACGTACACGATCGCATTTGTGCACAGAG GCTACAGTAGGACCTACACTGTGGCCCGAGCAGAAGGCTTTACCTGCAGCTCCAGAATACTCTTCTTTCAACTGG GATACTACATTGTGGTGTACTTGGCCGATTGCTTCCTGCACCTGATTAATGCCAGGCAGCAAGACCTACCATGCTACAGCCTCTTCCTCTCAG GTGCCGGTGCCAGTTTGGGTCCACTGTCCCCAGGCTGCCTGGTTCTGACCTTTCCCTGGGCCACCTTTTTGGACCCGCACATGGGACGCATGTACTGGGCAGACCTTAGCAGTCCAGTCCTACTGCAGCTGCTACGGCAGCCTGGCCCGGATGCTCAGCGGTTGGCTGCTTTGCACTGCCTGCTGGGACACATGGGCCCCGACCCTGATATGGAAAGGCAG GTTGTAGACTGGATCTGTGAGAGTGTGATGCCCCTCGAATCCTTCGATCAGATCCAGGAGTTCATGTTGG CCTCGCTGTACAGGACGATATACCAGCAGTCTCCTAGTCTGGACAACGTGGAAGTTCTGCCATATTCGTCTCTGTTTGAGAAGAAG GAACTGTCTGATGGCCTGAAGCTCATTCCAGGGGTGAGGTTCACCTCCGACCTTCTGCCTCCACCCTTGTTCAGGGGAAAG GCCCAGAATCTCCGGGGATACTGGGAAGAGCTGCAGTGGAATGCAGAGAGGATGAAGTACTTTGAGGCTGTCCCAAACCCGCGGTTCAGAACCTCAGCAATGCGGGCAGAGTGGACCAGACTGCAGGCAGAGCTG AGGCTGGAGGGGAAGAAGTCTTCACGACCTTTACGTAACATAGAGGAAAACACCAAAAA AGTCTTATCTGTAGTGGACACCTGGCAGTTAG ATAAGAAGGTAGTTCCGCTGTTCCACAATGAAGatcaccagcagagggcgctgatAGGACTG ATGGTGGACAAACTGAGAGAACACATGAACCGCCACTTGCCCCGTCTAGGGAAGAAAAAGATCGAGAGGCTGGTTGTTAGCTATGTGACTAATCTG CTGAAGCTGGTCAGGCACCTTCTGGAAGCCTTATGGGGGAAATACAAACTGGAACTGGGGGTCCTGTCTGT GGCACAGCAGGGCAGTGCCTCAGAGTGGGCTGTCTTCCATATGATGACACGCATCCTGGAGGCCACAGCTGGACTCTGCCTGCCTCTCCCCCCAG GATACCACACCCTGCTGAGCGTACTGGGCATGCGCTGCCTCCCCCGATACACCTTCATGCAGTACGTGGACCACGGCCTGCTGCAGCTGACCGAGCCCTTCGTCTCGCGCCTCATGACAG aTCTCGACAACAGCCCTGACAACGAGGGGCTGAAATTTAGCATCATGAAGAGACTTCCAGAG CCAATGGAGCAGAAGACCTGTCAGCTCTGGGACCATCCCATCACTTCTGCCAGCATATCCAGGGGCTACGTCAAAGAACTGCTTGAAAAACGCAAGACCAAA GGCACTACTTCTCTGGACAGTGAGAAGTCAAGCTGCTCCCCAGAATTCCTACCTCTCACCTACTTGGTCAAGATTCTCTCCGATGTAGAAAGTCAAG TTCTGAACCCATTTGAAGGGCAGGAGAATGTGGATGCCAGGTTTGTGGAGGAGACTGCACTGAAGCAGACCATGATCCTACTTGGTTTGGAGGACAAGTGA
- the LOC125738432 gene encoding gamma-secretase-activating protein isoform X2, translating into MLNLKKTFDLQKDVFSHILRNDNSTGKAKAETNGRIHNVERDGGVLYSWKETPGTTRIGKYDLNTKEHKLLYVFDEDVLVSSCSVNKEETLLAVSLSQRSKKEGHLRPVPKFLTLLIEIQPINNTKVLKAVDCTVRVQFLYPEPGKRLVTESHLLLIVEDGYVEQFHIPLTKLEGYRVVIQNPERLAKDRIAEELSWVQWDGETQRLFYITSRERPIVKCLQFYPDCNCETVFELPVDLATNPFASARFVNLGYDYYKDGKVEDEGLNLVVLTSKTGSMCICYSQHLCANEDITYTIAFVHRGYSRTYTVARAEGFTCSSRILFFQLGYYIVVYLADCFLHLINARQQDLPCYSLFLSGAGASLGPLSPGCLVLTFPWATFLDPHMGRMYWADLSSPVLLQLLRQPGPDAQRLAALHCLLGHMGPDPDMERQVVDWICESVMPLESFDQIQEFMLASLYRTIYQQSPSLDNVEVLPYSSLFEKKELSDGLKLIPGVRFTSDLLPPPLFRGKAQNLRGYWEELQWNAERMKYFEAVPNPRFRTSAMRAEWTRLQAELRLEGKKSSRPLRNIEENTKKVLSVVDTWQLDKKVVPLFHNEDHQQRALIGLMVDKLREHMNRHLPRLGKKKIERLVVSYVTNLLKLVRHLLEALWGKYKLELGVLSVAQQGSASEWAVFHMMTRILEATAGLCLPLPPGYHTLLSVLGMRCLPRYTFMQYVDHGLLQLTEPFVSRLMTDLDNSPDNEGLKFSIMKRLPEPMEQKTCQLWDHPITSASISRGYVKELLEKRKTKGTTSLDSEKSSCSPEFLPLTYLVKILSDVESQVLNPFEGQENVDARFVEETALKQTMILLGLEDK; encoded by the exons ATGCTTAACTTAAAGAAAACCTTCGATCTTCAGAAAGATGTGTTTTCGCATATTTTGAGAAACGACAACTCAACTGGAAAGGCGAAAG CAGAAACAAATGGGAGAATCCACAACGTTGAGAGAGATGGGGGCGTTCTATATTCCTGGAAA GAAACGCCTGGGACGACCAGAATAGGGAAATATGATCTCAACACGAAGGAGCATAAG CTTCTCTATGTTTTTGATGAGGATGTGTTGGTCAGTAGCTGCTCAGTCAACAAGGAGGAGACTCTACTGG CCGTCAGTCTGTCACAGAGGTCAAAGAAGGAGGGTCACCTGAGACCTG TGCCAAAGTTTCTCACACTGCTCATTGAGATACAGCCGATAAACAACACCAAGGTTTTGAAGGCTGTCGACTGCACTGTCAGAGTGCAG TTTCTGTATCCTGAGCCTGGGAAGAGATTAGTGACTGAAAGCCACCTGTTGCTGAtagtggaagatggat ATGTTGAGCAGTTCCATATCCCCTTGACGAAACTAGAGGGCTATAGAGTG GTGATTCAGAACCCAGAACGTCTGGCAAAAGATAGGATTGCAGAGGAACTTAGTTGGGTGCAGTGGGatggagagacacagagacttTTTTACATCACCTCCAGG gaaAGGCCCATAGTAAAATGTCTGCAGTTTTACCCAGACTGCAATTGTGAAACTGTG TTTGAGCTCCCTGTGGACTTGGCTACCAATCCCTTTGCGTCTGCAAG GTTTGTTAACTTGGGCTATGACTATTACAAAGATGGCAAAGTGGAAGATGAGGGGTTGAACTTGGTCGTGCTCACGAGCAAAACAG GGAGCATGTGCATATGCTACAGTCAACATCTCTGTGCTAATGAGGACATTACGTACACGATCGCATTTGTGCACAGAG GCTACAGTAGGACCTACACTGTGGCCCGAGCAGAAGGCTTTACCTGCAGCTCCAGAATACTCTTCTTTCAACTGG GATACTACATTGTGGTGTACTTGGCCGATTGCTTCCTGCACCTGATTAATGCCAGGCAGCAAGACCTACCATGCTACAGCCTCTTCCTCTCAG GTGCCGGTGCCAGTTTGGGTCCACTGTCCCCAGGCTGCCTGGTTCTGACCTTTCCCTGGGCCACCTTTTTGGACCCGCACATGGGACGCATGTACTGGGCAGACCTTAGCAGTCCAGTCCTACTGCAGCTGCTACGGCAGCCTGGCCCGGATGCTCAGCGGTTGGCTGCTTTGCACTGCCTGCTGGGACACATGGGCCCCGACCCTGATATGGAAAGGCAG GTTGTAGACTGGATCTGTGAGAGTGTGATGCCCCTCGAATCCTTCGATCAGATCCAGGAGTTCATGTTGG CCTCGCTGTACAGGACGATATACCAGCAGTCTCCTAGTCTGGACAACGTGGAAGTTCTGCCATATTCGTCTCTGTTTGAGAAGAAG GAACTGTCTGATGGCCTGAAGCTCATTCCAGGGGTGAGGTTCACCTCCGACCTTCTGCCTCCACCCTTGTTCAGGGGAAAG GCCCAGAATCTCCGGGGATACTGGGAAGAGCTGCAGTGGAATGCAGAGAGGATGAAGTACTTTGAGGCTGTCCCAAACCCGCGGTTCAGAACCTCAGCAATGCGGGCAGAGTGGACCAGACTGCAGGCAGAGCTG AGGCTGGAGGGGAAGAAGTCTTCACGACCTTTACGTAACATAGAGGAAAACACCAAAAA AGTCTTATCTGTAGTGGACACCTGGCAGTTAG ATAAGAAGGTAGTTCCGCTGTTCCACAATGAAGatcaccagcagagggcgctgatAGGACTG ATGGTGGACAAACTGAGAGAACACATGAACCGCCACTTGCCCCGTCTAGGGAAGAAAAAGATCGAGAGGCTGGTTGTTAGCTATGTGACTAATCTG CTGAAGCTGGTCAGGCACCTTCTGGAAGCCTTATGGGGGAAATACAAACTGGAACTGGGGGTCCTGTCTGT GGCACAGCAGGGCAGTGCCTCAGAGTGGGCTGTCTTCCATATGATGACACGCATCCTGGAGGCCACAGCTGGACTCTGCCTGCCTCTCCCCCCAG GATACCACACCCTGCTGAGCGTACTGGGCATGCGCTGCCTCCCCCGATACACCTTCATGCAGTACGTGGACCACGGCCTGCTGCAGCTGACCGAGCCCTTCGTCTCGCGCCTCATGACAG aTCTCGACAACAGCCCTGACAACGAGGGGCTGAAATTTAGCATCATGAAGAGACTTCCAGAG CCAATGGAGCAGAAGACCTGTCAGCTCTGGGACCATCCCATCACTTCTGCCAGCATATCCAGGGGCTACGTCAAAGAACTGCTTGAAAAACGCAAGACCAAA GGCACTACTTCTCTGGACAGTGAGAAGTCAAGCTGCTCCCCAGAATTCCTACCTCTCACCTACTTGGTCAAGATTCTCTCCGATGTAGAAAGTCAAG TTCTGAACCCATTTGAAGGGCAGGAGAATGTGGATGCCAGGTTTGTGGAGGAGACTGCACTGAAGCAGACCATGATCCTACTTGGTTTGGAGGACAAGTGA